A stretch of the Gracilinanus agilis isolate LMUSP501 chromosome 4, AgileGrace, whole genome shotgun sequence genome encodes the following:
- the UBD gene encoding ubiquitin D: MAGSCLHVSSKNWQGPMKLTAQKEDPVKKINEHVQSKTRVPVENQLLFWGSKVLKPERKLSHYWLDPSTTIHLVLKVVKPNDEELEVSLLEFFQGKNHLLRIRRSSSVSQVKEVIKAITALPPEAQRVICNNKELEDGKIMSDYSIQEGSTLVLFRRCIGG, from the coding sequence AGAATTGGCAGGGGCCAATGAAATTAACTGCCCAGAAGGAAGACCCAGTAAAGAAGATTAATGAACATGTTCAGTCTAAAACCAGGGTCCCTGTAGAAAACCAGTTGCTCTTTTGGGGCTCCAAGGTCCTAAAACCTGAAAGAAAATTGTCCCACTACTGGTTGGATCCCAGTACAACTATTCACCTTGTCCTGAAGGTGGTGAAGCCAAATGATGAGGAGCTGGAAGTGTCTCTGTTAGAGTTTTTTCAAGGAAAGAATCACCTGCTCCGGATCCGTCGGTCTAGCTCAGTGTCTCAGGTGAAGGAGGTGATCAAAGCCATAACAGCATTGCCCCCTGAAGCACAGCGTGTGATATGCAATAACAAGGAGCTAGAGGATGGGAAGATCATGTCTGACTACAGCATCCAGGAGGGTAGCACTTTGGTCTTGTTCAGGAGGTGCATAGGAGGCTAA